The DNA segment TCCAGGGTTTTCATCCAAGCATTTGCGCAATTGAAGGCCCAGTTCAAAGCCTGGTTTTTGCCAGGGTACCCAACCCACCGTTCCATTAAACAATTCTCTTGTAATTTGCTCCCCATCTGCCGCTGCTGCAATAGCGATGGCGGCATCCGGATGTAAATGGTCTATATGGGCAAAGGGTAAGAAGCCGTGTAATGGCGTGTCGATAGAAGGGGCCTTTGATTCGAGGTCATAGATACAGTGGTTAAATAGGGCCACCATTTCATCCTCATATGCTAATCCCCGGTAGATGTTTTTCAGGTTTCTCAGCTGATCTACATATAAGGCTGCAAGACCACTCTTTTTAAGGGTTCCGATATCCCCCCCGGATCCCTTAACCCACATTACTTCGGTATATTCCCCGGTTAAGGGGTGTTTGGTGATCGCCTTACAGGAGGTATTGCCACCTCCATAATTGGTTAGGCGCAGGTCTGCACCCAGTAAATTTGAACGGTAGATCAGTAATGCGATTTCATCTCCGGCCAGTTCAGCTGCCTTTGCATCATCCCATAAATGGCTGACATGTTTAAAATCAGTTGTTCGAGAATTCATAAATTCCAGTAGTTATTTTGTTTTTATTTGATAGAATTTCCATATCCGACGATCACTACAGACAAGATAATGATCGTTATTCCCAGGATGACCGTCGTCAGGGTTTTTCTTTTTACTCCCGTCCATTCTTTGAGCACCAGGCCCCATACATTGGCGACAAGAATAATAAATGCCATGTGCAGGATCCAGGAGCTGGCGCCGTTTCCGAGTTTACTTTCTCCCATTCCATAGAAAAAGAATTGTAAAAACCAGGTGGTACCGGCCAGTGCCGAAAAGGCATAATTTGCCAGCAGTGGAGTGTTTTTATTCGTATAATCTTTAAAGGTTTTATTGCGGAAGTTCAGTACCATGCACCAGATCAGATTAGTAGTTAATCCACCCCATAAAATGAGGATATAGGTCACGTTGTTCTGGAAAAGGAATTCTCCCTCATTGGGATGTGTACTTTTCCAGATTTCATTGGCCTGATGGGCCATGTCTTTACCTGCATCGATGCCAAAGGCAAAGCAGGCACTGAGTATTCCGGATACAAAGGATAAGATCAAGCCCAAACCCAGCTTATATTCTTTATTGGAAGGGTCAGTTTTTCCGGCAGCGATGAGGTCTTTTTCTTTCATTCCTCCGGCTTTACCGCAAATGATGATGCCCAGAACGCAAATCAACAGTCCCAGCAAGACCATTTGTCCCCATTGGCTGTTCAGCATATCGCTGAAGCTGTCTTTTCCGGCTTTAGGCTCGAAGTTATAATAAATAGAAGGAATCAGTGCGCCAAAAACAGAGCATAAACCAAGGATGATGGAGCTGCCAAGCGAAACGCCCAGGTACCTCACCCCCAATCCGTAGGTTAGTCCGCCTATGCCCCATAAGACACCAAAAAAATAGGTAAGGAGTAGGATTTTTCCATGAGTTGCGGCAATGATGGCCGGGAAATCTGCGATCGTCAGGTACGCAGCAAGGGGAGGGATGATGAGCCAGGAAAAAAGCCCGCCTACAATCCAGTAACTTTCCCAGGCCCAGCCCTTCACTTTTTTATAAGGAATGTAAAAGCTACCTGAGGCAAAACCTCCTGTAAAATGGAAAATGACACCGAGAATTACCTGCATAACGATTTTGGGCTATAAATGGTTTAGTTTTAATGGCCCTAATTTATGTAAGTTGCGAGGATCAACTGTCCTGTACCATCCTGTTTTTCCCGGGAAAACGATCAGGATGCTTTATAAGGAAGCTCTTTTGGTATAATAAAAAGGAATTTCTATATGTCTTCTTGATTGATCATGTATCAGTTCTGCAGCTACAGCGCCCATAAATTTGAAATCGGTAGAGATGGTCGTGATGCCATCTAACAAGATCTTTTTCAATGGAGTTTCGTTGTAGGAGATGACACCTACGTTTTTGCCGATCTTATAGTTCATATCGATCATTCGTTCCAGCAAAATAACAAGGTCATCTTCCATTAAATTGATAAATACTTCTCCTTCATTGATCGGTTCGGTAGAAATATCGCTAACCACCTGATGGGAAAAGGCGTACTGCTGACAAAAACGGTGAAATCCATCCAGAATTTCATTGGGGAAATAACCGGGCTCCGGAAAAATGATCTTCAAGGTGTGGTATTTACTCAAAGGTTTCAAAGCCTGCTCCAATGCCTCATAAATATTCTTTTCAAAGTTTTCATACACTGCACCAAAATCACCGTCAATACCAGGAATGAGTTTATCCAGTAAGATCAGTTTTGATTTCGGAATGGCATTGATGATTTCCTTTGCATATTCTTCTCCCTCCATAAAATGAGGAATGATGACGTAATGGGTATAGTCCTCCTTTTTATTGCTTAGAAAGCGCTTAAAAAGTGTCAGATCATTGTTATAGATGTAAAAATCTACAGATACATCATCGCCCAGTGCATTGATGAAAGCATCGTATACTATTTTTTTATGGGCGCTGAGTTTATTGAACAGCAAAAATACCTTTAACTTTCTCTTTACATCGGTACTGCTGATGTAATACCCTTTGCCTGGAACCGAGTTGATCACTCCGATAGACTTCAGGTATTTATAACCCTTTTCCGCGGTATCTCTGGAGATCTCCAGTTTATAGCTTAATTCATTTATGGATGGGAGCAGGGCCTCTTTTTTTAACTTTCCAAGCTCAACAGATTTAATGATGGCGTCTGAAAGCTGGAGGTATTTAGGCGTTGCGGAATACTCATCAACATGGATGAAATCAAAAAAAGTTTCGGTTTTCATGGCTAAAAAAAAAGCAATGTACAGATTTGCAGTAATCTTGATCTATATTTACCCCAATATTTTTTATAGCTAATGCTGCACATTATAGGAATCATCATTTCCTTATTTCTTTCGACGCTTCTGTTTACTAAAAAAGGTAAATCTAAAGCCGACGGAATTCTGGCCATCTGGTTGTTCTTAATCGCTATTCACTTAATTTCCTACTACCTGCGGATCTCCGGAGATTTTTTTAAATTTCCTTATTTTCTTGGTCTGGAGATTCCCATGCCACTCTTTCATGGTCCTTTTCTGTATTTGTACACGGTATCGCTGACCGATACCAGGATCAGGAAATTACATTGGTTCTTTCATTTTATTCCGGTAATTCTGGGATATATGATCTTATCCCATTTTTTTCTTTTATCGTCAGCAGAGAAAATTCAGGTCTATCAAAATCAGGGAATTGGCTATACTACCCTGACCACAATCATACGGTTTGCCATCCTTTTGTCTGGTTTAAGCTATGTGGGGATGTGTTTGTTGCTATTACACCGGCATCGTAAAAATATACCTGAACGATTCTCTGCGCTGGAGAAGATTGATTTGAACTGGTTGACTTACCTGATCATTGGATTAGGTATCATTTGGTTGTCCGTACTCTTTGGAAATGATATTTCTACCTTCACATTAGTGGATATATTCATTCTGTTTATCGGATATTTTGGAGTGAAACAGGTGGGCATCTTTACCAATAAAGTGCTGCCCCAGACAGCAGAAGTGGTAGAAGCGCAGGATGATCCTGATAAAATAAAATACCAGAAATCCAGTCTGGGAGAAGCCGCTTTATTAGAGATACATGGACGCTTACAACAATTAATGAAGGAAGAAAAACTCTTCAAAGATCCTGAAATAAAATTGACTGAACTGGCCCAGCGACTAAACGTACATGCTCATGCTTTATCTCAGGTGATTAATACGATGGAGCATAGAAATTTTTACGATTACATCAACGACCAGCGGGTCGATGAGTTTAAAGCAATCGTTATTTTGCCGGAGAACCAAAGATATACTTTACTTTTTCTGGCCTTCGAAGTAGGCTTCAACTCCAAATCTTCCTTCAACAGGAACTTTAAAAAATCTACAGGACTGGCGCCAACTCTTTATCTGAAACAGCAGAAAATACACTTACAAGACCTTTAGCTAATTCACAAATGTGTATCACCTTATAGGGTGGAGCGCTTTGTAACGCAACGGAGGACATCTTTACAGGGATTTAATCAGGTATTGAAATGAGAAAAAAGATTTTATGGGTTTTATTCGCGGTTTTGTCCGTAGTTTTTGGATTGTATCCAGTCAAGTATTTTCTGATCACCAGAAAACCGGAGGTGATTGGAGCAAAGCCGGATTTCCTGATGGTGCATGTCCTCTGGGACTATGTATTTTATACCCATATCATTCTTGGCGGAATTGCCTTGTTGATTGGCTGGATCCAATTCCATTCAAAACATCGAAATCAACACCTGATGCTGCACCGGAAAATAGGGAAAGTGTACGTAGTATCGGTGTTATTAAGTGCGGTTTCAAGTCTTTATATCGCGATGTTTGTCGTGGGAGGCTTTTGGTCGGCTTTCGGCTTTATCTGTCTCGGAATCATCTGGTTTTATACGACACTCAGGGCTTACCTGAGCATCAGGAATAGAAATCTGGAACAACATCGGAGAATGATGATCTATAGCTATGCACTTTGCTTTGCAGCAGTCACGCTAAGATTGTGGTTACCGCTGCTGATAGTCGTCATTGGCGATTATACAACCGCTTATATGATAGTGGCCTGGTGGGCCTGGATTCCAAATTTGATCGTTGCTTTTTTCCTGGCAAGGCGGGTAAATTAAAACTGAGCAGGAGGAGCGCATTCAATTAGATGAAAAAGAGTATTTTGGCATCTTAAAGGAAATAAAATGAATACCCTTAACGATCCGATAGAGAAGCCTAACGTTTTAACTTATCTTTTCTTTACTTTCCTGAAAATCGGATGTGTTTCCTTTGGGGGCCACATGGCTTTAATCGCTGTGGTTGAGAAAGAAATGATAGAGAAAGATGGACGTATCAGTCGCGAGGAACTTTTAAATGCGGTAAGCATAGCCAGTTTATTGCCCAGACCTTTAGCAGTCAACGTGGTGGCCTATATCGGTTATCACCTGCAGCGTAAATCCGGACTTGCAGTGAGCATGCTGGGCGTATTACTACCGGCATGTATGCTAATGTATGTGCTTTCCTGGTGTTATTTCAACTATATCCATGTAAAAGGCCTATCGGGTATTATGGTCTATACCGTAGCCGCAGTAAGTGCCATTATACTGAGCACAGGCTTAAATATCTTCTTAAAGGAAGTAAAGGGCAACTATAGCAAATTGGCTTTATGCCTGCTTTCTATAGCGCTGCTTTCTTTTGTAAAAGGATATTTCATTATTCTGCTGTTGATGTTGATTGGAGGGCTAAGCGGGATCGCATTTAAGCTTGGACAGGGCAACTCAATGGCAGTTGATCCCGGTTTTAAATGGAAGAAATTAAATCTTGGTGCCAAAGCAGGCCTAACTGCACTTGCGCTTTTGTACCTGTCTTTTATCTCGGGTATTTACAAATTTGGAGACCAGATTCTGGTAAAGATCATTGCGGTGTTTTCCGGCGTTAGCTTATCTCTTTTTGGAGGAGGCTATGTCATGATCCCGATCATGCAATCTCTTTTTGTTACAGAATTAAAGTGGCTAAGCAATCAGGAATTTATAGACAGTATCGCCTTTAGTCAGCTTACTCCGGGACCGATCCTGGTGAGCGCCTTTTTTACAGGATATAAACTGGCAGGCATTGCCGGAGCATTATTGGCAACTACCGCCATCTTTTTACCGTCGGCTATTCTGATGATCATTGCTGCGAAGATATTCAAGGAAAATGTAGATTCTTTGCTGATGAAAAATGCATTGGCAGGTATCAAACCGGTGGTGGTTGGGATGATCCTCGTCTCGGCCATCAAGCTATTCCTTTCTGTGGCCTATACACCACTGAGCATTGTCTTATCTCTGGCTGCTTTTATATTAAGTTTCCGGTTTAAATTTAATCCGGTATACTTAATCCTGATGGCCTTGATGCTGGGAGTATTGCTTCATTTTCATACAAATTTTAAAACCATCTAAAACCATATGTTAAATAATGGAATACAAATCATAGGAACCCAAAGGTCGGGATCTAATCTGTTAAGGGTGATTCTGGATCAGTCTGCGGAGATTGCCTCACCGCATCCACCGCATATCCTCGTTACTTTTATGCCACTGTTGGATTCCTATGGAACCTTAGACGCCCTTGCTTACCGCAGGCTGGTAAAAGATGTGGTCGCTTATGTCCATGTCAATCCGGTACCCTGGGATGGAGTGGTTCTGGATGAAGAACAGCTTTTTGATCAGTCTGAGACTTACCATTTATTTACTTTAAACAGGTTGATTTATGAACAGGCAGCCATCGCTAAAAATGCAAGATACTGGTGTTGTAAAAGCATGTCCAATGTACATTATGCAACAGAGATGGAGGCTTTTGGACTTCGTCCGAAATATATTTTTCTGTATAGAGACGGCAGGGATGTAGCCTGTTCTTTTAAAAAAGCCATTGTGGGGGAGAAACACATTTATCACCTTGCACAGCAATGGAAGAAAGACCAGGAAGCTTGTATCCGCTTAAGGGAAATTTTGCCGGCTGATCGTTTCTTTTCGCTCAATTATGAAAGCCTGATTACCACACCTGAAGCAGAGATCCGCAAACTTTGTCTGTTTCTGGACATTGAATACCAGTCGGACATGTTACAGTTTCACGATTCCAAAACCTCAAAGCAGACTGCCGCAGCTGGCGAGATGTGGAGTAACCTGGAAAAGCCCATTATCAGTAACAATACCGGGAAGTTCTTAAAAGAATTTAAAGGAGACGATCTCAATATTTTTGAGCTCGTTGCCGGAGCAGTACTAACCGCACTCCATTATGAAAGGTTCGCTCCGCAAGCAGACCCCGGCCTAATTGCGGAGGATCGCCTGAACGAATATGACAGAGAAAATGGCATTTTAAAGCAGGAAGCGCTGGCCATGGCCAGAGCAAGTGACCTGGAAAACAGGGCGCCTCAATTAGAAATCCTCAAAGAAATAAAATCAAGAAAAGTATCATAGATTTGATCAAATGAATAAGATAAACATAGCACCAATATTAGATATCGCGGTCGAGGCAGGTCAGGGAATTTTGAAAGTTTACCATGATCCTGCACAGGATTTCCGGATTACTTCAAAAAAAGACAATTCTCCTTTAACCGCTGCAGATCAGGTTGCACATGAGATCATCATGAAAGGATTGACCAGCCTGCATCCGGACATTCCGGTATTGTCCGAAGAAGGAGCAGATATTCCTTATGAAATTAGAAAAGACTGGCCGGTTTACTGGTGCGTAGATCCCCTGGACGGAACAAAGGAGTTTATTAGCCGCAATGGAGAGTTTACCGTAAACATTGCTTTGATGGTCAATAATGAACCGGTGATGGGCGTGATCTATAGTCCGGTATTAAATGTGATTTATTATGGAAGTCTGGAGGAGGGGAGTTTTAAAATGATACCTGGAGCAGATCCAGAACGTATTTTTGTGAGCAAGGAAACCAGCAACTGGAAGGCGATAGGCAGTCGTTCCCATGCGGACCCGGAGGAAGAGGAAGTACTGAAGGAATTCCCGGTAACGGATAAGCTTTCTATCGGAAGTTCCCTGAAATTTTGCTTCATTGCCGAAGGTAAAGCGCATATTTATTATAGAAAAGGACCCACCATGGAATGGGATACTGCTGCCGGACAAGCCATCGCAGTCAGTGCCGGAGCCATCATGCTGAACAATTTAAAAGAGAAGTTCTGTTACAATAAACCTGCTCTTTTAAATCCAGGATTCTTTTGTTACCGCAGCTAGATCAATTGCAGATTGGTGATTCTTGAACTTACAGCAGCATATAAATGATCGCAGCATTGTTGCGCCGTCTGATCTTCAGTAAGTAATACGAGGTCTGCATTTTCTGGTTTTTCAAAAGCGGAGCTGACCCCTGTGAAATTCTTAATGGTGTTGTTCCCGGCCATTTTATAAAGCCCTTTTACATCCCTTTCCTGACAAACAGCGAGTGGACAATCTATAAAAACTTCAAAATACATTTCTCCCAGTATTTCCCTGGCTATTGCCCGGTGCGCATTTAAAGGAGTAATAAAGGAACAGATCACAACGACACCTTTAGCAGCCATAATTCTGGCAGTTTCAGCGGCTCTTCTGATGTTTTCTGCACGGTCTTCCATGCTGAAACCAAGGTTTTTATTTAAACCTTTCCTCAGTTCATCACCATCCAGCTGTATGGAAAAGATGTTTTCTGTTTGAAACTGGGCTTCCAGTAAATTTGAGATGGTGCTTTTTCCTGCTCCGGACAACCCGAGCATCCAGATGACCGTTCCTTTTGGTGTCGTTAATTTCATTAGCACTAATTTAGGTGTTTAATCCGGAATTGGGCTAAACTTCATCAGGTGAATTCGAATTTTCAGTTCTTCTGATGTCCTCCTGTTCCCGGGATGGCCGGCAGATGCTCAAAGAAGAAGATGGTGTGTTACTTATAGTGCTAATTGTCAATTTAATAGCAAAATAGATCTGCAGTAATACTACAGATCTATTTTAGTTAATACAGGCTATTTCCAGCCGCCTCCCAGCGCCTTGTATAAAGAAAGCTGGTTGAGCACCTGATGCTTCTTAGCCTGAACTTCGTTCATCTCCGCGTCTAAAACATCTCTTTGGCTCGTGATGATGTCCAGGTAAGTCACCCTTCCGGTTAAGAAAAGAATATTTGCTGCTTTAACAGCTGCATTTAAAGCCTTCACTTCATCAGAAATGTGAATTCTTTTTTGGTTAATGAATGCCTGTGATTTCAAAGCATCCTGTACTTCGTTGTAAGCCTTCAGGACGATCTTCTCATAGTTTTGGAAGGCAATACCATACGCCGCAACATAGCTTTCATACTCCGCCCGGATGCGATGCTGATTGAAAATTGGTCCTGTTAAACCACCAACCAAACCGTAAGCCAAAGCGGTTTGAGGCTGGAAGAGTTTGGTCAGGTCAAAGGATTGCAATCCGATCTGTGGTGCGAGTACAATAGCCGGTAAAAATGCAGCACTGGCGGCTTTACCTTCTTTCTGTGAGGCAATCAATTCCAGTCCTGCCTGCCGGATGTCTGGCCTCAGGGCGATCATTTGTAAAGGGGTTCCCTCATCTAAAGTTCTTATAGAAATGAATGGCTCAAGTCCTTTTTCTGTCAGTGGAATAGGGGCGTCAAATCTTCCGGTTAAGAAGTTTAAATGGTGTCGCATCAGGCTCTGCTGCTGCAAGACTTCCTGCTCTTTTGCCTTTGAATTGGCGAGAACTGCTTTAAACTGCTGAACACCCAATTCTGTTGCCATACCTGCTTCTTTTTGAACTTCGATCAGCTGAAGTCCTTTCTGTTGCAGGTCGATATTTCTGTTTAAGATTTTAAGCTCTTCATCCAGTGTCAGTAATTCAAAATAGGCCGTTGCAACGCTACTGACCAATTCCGTTTGAACCAGCTTTTGTCCTTCATAAGAAGCCAGGAATTTATTCAGTGCAGCCTGTTTCTTGTTTTTAAGCTTACCCCATAAATCCAGTTCCCAGGAAGTTCTGATACCCACAAAATAATCCGGAACAGGGTTCGGCAAGCGTTCATTGTCCTTCAGATTTCCGGAGAAATTAGTGTCATAATTTCCAATCCCATCAACCGTATAAAAACCGTACCTGCGTAAACCTGCCTCCACAGCAAGGTCTAAATTCGGCAGCATTGCGCCTTTACGCATGCGTAAATTAGCTTTGGCCATTTCAATATGATGCAAAGCCTGTTTCATATCCGTGTTGTTGGCCAGGGCGGTATCGATCAAGGAAATCAGGTGTTCGTCTTTAAAGAATTCCTTCCACTGAGTATTGGCAATGGTTACAGTGTCAGTCTTTTGTCCATAAGAGGAAGGTGCATTTCGGTGTTCATGTTTAGGAAGCTCTTTCTTCAGGTTACAACTGCTGATCAGCAGGATACCAGCAATCACTGCTGCCGCCTTTGTTGTGATATTTACCTTCTTTTTCATTAACGAAGAGAAGAGTACATAAAGACCAGGGATCACAATTACACCAACTATTGTTCCGATAATCATTCCACCTACAGCTGCTGTCCCGATAGAACGGTTACCCAATGCACCGGCACCGCTGGCAATCATTAAAGGAACAAGTCCGGCGGCAAAAGCAAAGGAGGTCATTAATATTGGACGTAAACGGGCTACGGAACCCTCAATTGCGGCTTGTAAAAAGCCCATACCTTCCTGTTGTTTGATAATTGCATATTCCACGATAAGGATGGCGTTCTTTCCAAGCAGACCAATGAGCATGACCAGTGCAACCTGTGCGTAAATGTTGTTTTCCAGGCCAAACATCCATAAGAACAGGAAGGCTCCGAAAATACCGGCAGGTAAAGAAAGCAATACCGGGA comes from the Pedobacter sp. FW305-3-2-15-E-R2A2 genome and includes:
- a CDS encoding sulfotransferase, giving the protein MLNNGIQIIGTQRSGSNLLRVILDQSAEIASPHPPHILVTFMPLLDSYGTLDALAYRRLVKDVVAYVHVNPVPWDGVVLDEEQLFDQSETYHLFTLNRLIYEQAAIAKNARYWCCKSMSNVHYATEMEAFGLRPKYIFLYRDGRDVACSFKKAIVGEKHIYHLAQQWKKDQEACIRLREILPADRFFSLNYESLITTPEAEIRKLCLFLDIEYQSDMLQFHDSKTSKQTAAAGEMWSNLEKPIISNNTGKFLKEFKGDDLNIFELVAGAVLTALHYERFAPQADPGLIAEDRLNEYDRENGILKQEALAMARASDLENRAPQLEILKEIKSRKVS
- the cysQ gene encoding 3'(2'),5'-bisphosphate nucleotidase CysQ, which gives rise to MNKINIAPILDIAVEAGQGILKVYHDPAQDFRITSKKDNSPLTAADQVAHEIIMKGLTSLHPDIPVLSEEGADIPYEIRKDWPVYWCVDPLDGTKEFISRNGEFTVNIALMVNNEPVMGVIYSPVLNVIYYGSLEEGSFKMIPGADPERIFVSKETSNWKAIGSRSHADPEEEEVLKEFPVTDKLSIGSSLKFCFIAEGKAHIYYRKGPTMEWDTAAGQAIAVSAGAIMLNNLKEKFCYNKPALLNPGFFCYRS
- the rhaT gene encoding L-rhamnose/proton symporter RhaT — its product is MQVILGVIFHFTGGFASGSFYIPYKKVKGWAWESYWIVGGLFSWLIIPPLAAYLTIADFPAIIAATHGKILLLTYFFGVLWGIGGLTYGLGVRYLGVSLGSSIILGLCSVFGALIPSIYYNFEPKAGKDSFSDMLNSQWGQMVLLGLLICVLGIIICGKAGGMKEKDLIAAGKTDPSNKEYKLGLGLILSFVSGILSACFAFGIDAGKDMAHQANEIWKSTHPNEGEFLFQNNVTYILILWGGLTTNLIWCMVLNFRNKTFKDYTNKNTPLLANYAFSALAGTTWFLQFFFYGMGESKLGNGASSWILHMAFIILVANVWGLVLKEWTGVKRKTLTTVILGITIIILSVVIVGYGNSIK
- a CDS encoding DUF2306 domain-containing protein is translated as MRKKILWVLFAVLSVVFGLYPVKYFLITRKPEVIGAKPDFLMVHVLWDYVFYTHIILGGIALLIGWIQFHSKHRNQHLMLHRKIGKVYVVSVLLSAVSSLYIAMFVVGGFWSAFGFICLGIIWFYTTLRAYLSIRNRNLEQHRRMMIYSYALCFAAVTLRLWLPLLIVVIGDYTTAYMIVAWWAWIPNLIVAFFLARRVN
- a CDS encoding helix-turn-helix domain-containing protein; amino-acid sequence: MLHIIGIIISLFLSTLLFTKKGKSKADGILAIWLFLIAIHLISYYLRISGDFFKFPYFLGLEIPMPLFHGPFLYLYTVSLTDTRIRKLHWFFHFIPVILGYMILSHFFLLSSAEKIQVYQNQGIGYTTLTTIIRFAILLSGLSYVGMCLLLLHRHRKNIPERFSALEKIDLNWLTYLIIGLGIIWLSVLFGNDISTFTLVDIFILFIGYFGVKQVGIFTNKVLPQTAEVVEAQDDPDKIKYQKSSLGEAALLEIHGRLQQLMKEEKLFKDPEIKLTELAQRLNVHAHALSQVINTMEHRNFYDYINDQRVDEFKAIVILPENQRYTLLFLAFEVGFNSKSSFNRNFKKSTGLAPTLYLKQQKIHLQDL
- the chrA gene encoding chromate efflux transporter, which produces MNTLNDPIEKPNVLTYLFFTFLKIGCVSFGGHMALIAVVEKEMIEKDGRISREELLNAVSIASLLPRPLAVNVVAYIGYHLQRKSGLAVSMLGVLLPACMLMYVLSWCYFNYIHVKGLSGIMVYTVAAVSAIILSTGLNIFLKEVKGNYSKLALCLLSIALLSFVKGYFIILLLMLIGGLSGIAFKLGQGNSMAVDPGFKWKKLNLGAKAGLTALALLYLSFISGIYKFGDQILVKIIAVFSGVSLSLFGGGYVMIPIMQSLFVTELKWLSNQEFIDSIAFSQLTPGPILVSAFFTGYKLAGIAGALLATTAIFLPSAILMIIAAKIFKENVDSLLMKNALAGIKPVVVGMILVSAIKLFLSVAYTPLSIVLSLAAFILSFRFKFNPVYLILMALMLGVLLHFHTNFKTI
- the cysC gene encoding adenylyl-sulfate kinase, encoding MKLTTPKGTVIWMLGLSGAGKSTISNLLEAQFQTENIFSIQLDGDELRKGLNKNLGFSMEDRAENIRRAAETARIMAAKGVVVICSFITPLNAHRAIAREILGEMYFEVFIDCPLAVCQERDVKGLYKMAGNNTIKNFTGVSSAFEKPENADLVLLTEDQTAQQCCDHLYAAVSSRITNLQLI
- a CDS encoding GntR family transcriptional regulator, with protein sequence MKTETFFDFIHVDEYSATPKYLQLSDAIIKSVELGKLKKEALLPSINELSYKLEISRDTAEKGYKYLKSIGVINSVPGKGYYISSTDVKRKLKVFLLFNKLSAHKKIVYDAFINALGDDVSVDFYIYNNDLTLFKRFLSNKKEDYTHYVIIPHFMEGEEYAKEIINAIPKSKLILLDKLIPGIDGDFGAVYENFEKNIYEALEQALKPLSKYHTLKIIFPEPGYFPNEILDGFHRFCQQYAFSHQVVSDISTEPINEGEVFINLMEDDLVILLERMIDMNYKIGKNVGVISYNETPLKKILLDGITTISTDFKFMGAVAAELIHDQSRRHIEIPFYYTKRASL